A segment of the Candidatus Neomarinimicrobiota bacterium genome:
AGTGTTATAGTGTTCGGGTGTTTGAGTGTTCAAGTAGCTGCGTGATTCCGTGTTATTGTGTTAATGTGTTATCGTTTCGCGCCTTCTTAGTCATCCCGGGGGATTCCTACCGGGGTAATCCTAATCTTAATCTAGTTTTTCCTGCCGGAGAATGATATAGGTAACAGCCGCGTCTTAGTGTTAGTAATCGACCGCCTTGGAATGAGATTCCAAGGCTAAATTTTAAGTCTCGCAATCTCATTGCGAGGCCAGAGCCATATTTCTGGCTCACCCCTACGTCACCGAAAATTCATCTGCCGGTTCGCCTTTGTCTCCGACGACCTGCACCTTCATCAGATTTGTGGTGCCTGGAACGCCAATGGGCACACCGGCGGATAGCACAATTCGATCGTCGTCAATAACTACACCGAGCTCTTTTAAATGTGCCTCGGCGAGGTCGAACATTTCATCGGTGTTCAGGGCGTTGGTAATACGCAGCGGATGTACCCCCCAAACCAGGTTCAGCTGCCGCTGGATATCGACGGATGGTGTCAGCGCATAAATAGGGGCAGGTGGACGATATTTACTTACCATCCGGGCGGTACTGCCGCTCTGCGTAAACGTCACGATGGCCTTGGCTCTCACATCTATGGCAGCCTGAAATACCGCATGGCTCACCGAATCGGCGATGGATTTCATGTAATCCGTGGGATAGCGCCGCTGGGAATAGTTGATTTCCCTTTCCGTAGATAATATGATACTGTTCATCATATCCACGGCTACCACCGGATATTTCCCGACCGCGGTTTCGCCGGAGAGCATCACACAATCGGTGCCGTCATAAATAGCGTTGGCAACATCTGCCGCTTCCGCCCGCGTTGGCCGGTTATTCTCGATCATTGATTCCAGCATCTGGGTGGCGGTTATTACCGGCTTCCCGGCTTGATTACACTTCTGTATGAGCTGCTTCTGCAAATGCGGCACATTTTCGATGGGTAACTCCACTCCCAGATCGCCTCTGGCGACCATCACACCCTGAAATGCCTCGATGATCTCGTCAATCTCCCGGATGGCCTGCGGTGTTTCAATCTTTGCGACGATAGGTTTGCAGATACCCTCCTCCCGCATCACCTCATACACCGATTTGATATTCTCCGCTTCCCGGACAAAACTCAGCGCAAACCAGTCCACGCCAGCGTGCAGGCCAAACCGCAAATTCGCCTTATCATCCTTAGAGAGCGCAGGCAGATCGATATCCGTATCGGGCAAATTCACACCCTTCCGGGAAGTCACCAACCCTCCGGTATCCACCCGGGCTTTGACCTTTTTCCCAGCGATGTCAATAACCGTCAACTGGATAGCGCCATCATTAATGAAAATACGCTTGCCGGGCTCCAGCATGGATGCAAACGCCGGGCATTCCACCGGAAGAGCTTCCGGACCATCCGTTCCCTCTTCGAGTGTCAGCACTGTCCCGTCTTCCAGCATTATTCCGTCGTCCGGTAGTTCTCCCAGACGAATTTTAGGGCCGGCCAGATCATACAGAATACTCAGCGGCTTTCCTTCCTCTTCCTCGAATGCCCGAACCATTTCGATCATTTGTTCGTGGGTTTTCTGGCTTCCGTGCGCACTGTTAATCCGTATAACGTCCACCCCGTGTCGAATCATTTCCCGGAGCACTTTCTCGTCAGTGCTGGCCGGGCCAACGGTGGCGATTATTTTGGTTTTCGCGAAATTGTCCAGGTTCATTTGCTCAATGCCTCAATTAGTTTGCTACGATTGCCCTGTTTCGGCCGGCGTATCCGAATCCACTGGCCGGGAATTAAAGTCCAACTCCTCGTGATAAATTTTGACCATAGTTAAAAAGAGTGCTGCCACAACCGGTCCCATAATGAGCCCCAAAAATCCGAACAAATATATTCCCCCAAGGATACTGAAAAACAGTACCAGCGTGTGGAGTTTTGTCCGTCCGGAAATCAGGACAGGCCGCAGAAAATTGTCAATCTGACTGACCATCAGTGTCCCCCAAATCAAAAGAAGAATTCCCTTCCCGAACTCTCCCTGGGCGAGCAGTATTCCGCTGGCCGGGAGATACACGATCGGTGCCCCGACCACAGGGAAGATGGACAGAAACGCCATTACAGCCCCCCAAAATATCGGTGATGGCAATCCCAGAATCCAGAAAGCAATCCCGCCGAGGAATCCCTGGAATAATGCAACGACCAAATCCCCAAGCACGGTTGCAGTAATAACTTCCGAGAACCGGGAAACGATTTCGTCCCGCTGTTTTTGTCCCAGGGGAATAATATCCCGGAGAAATTGCACGATACGTTCCCCATCTTTGAAAAAATAAAACAGGGTAAACACCATCAGCACAAACGAGAACAATGTTTTGGAAAAGTTCTGGACAATGCCGGTCACCTGGGAAACCGCAAAACTGCTGAGCCGCTGCATCACGGAACTAACGATGGAAAACAGATCAATAGAATTCAGATCAATCACATCATTAACCTGCTCCCGGATATCCACGAAGACTGGCCCCTGAAAAAACTGAAGAATTTCCCCGTACCGGCCGGTGTTAAACCATTGTTGAACCAGGTCATACGTCTGAACAATTTCTGCAACCAGGAGAATACTCAGGAGAGACATAGGAACCACGATAATCAGGATTACCAACAGCGTCATAATCGTGGCGCTGAGAGATCGCCAGGGCACTTTTGCCGTCAGCCGATTGTTTAATGGCGTAAACAGAATAGCAAACACTGCCGCCCATGAGATAGGAGCGAAAAACGGGCGCCAGATCATGTAAAACAGAAAGGCGATGACACCAGCAAGGCCCAACAAAATCGGCAGGACAAGATACTCGCGTTTCATTTGTTCACATACCCTTTACTGCGATGGCTCCTGCGAGGATTTCGCCATTGGCGAATTCACTACCTCAAACTCAATGCGAATCCCTGTGGATTCAAAATAAATGCCCCGGATCTCCACATATTTCAGCATAGTTGCCACCTGTGGAAAGGCACCAATATCTATGGTAATTATTGGGTATGCAATAGTTAAGAATTGTGCCTGAGGCTGCACCAACTTATTCATCAGCCAGGATTTGAGGAGGCTGTCCAGTACGCCGAATGACGGTTTGGAATCCTTCACTCTGAATAAAATCCGTGTTCCGGAAAATTTGGCAAACTCCAGTCGCGCAAAAAACTGCTGCTCCCAAAGATGACGGAACGTCCCGTGAACCACAAGAGTTTGCTCCAGATATCCCAGGGTAAACGGGAGATCCCTGTCTTTGGAAATCCGTTCAATATCACCGGCTTTCAGATTGATTTCAGCCATAGATTTAAATGTAGGTATAAGCGGAGTGAGTTACAAACCCAACTACAGTGTTCAAGTGTTATCGTGTTCAGGTGTTATAGTTGTCGCGTGTCTGGTGTCCACTGTCCCGGGTCAAGACTGATTTGCTCTCTGAAGTGGCGGAATATGGATAATGAACAAAAGTGAACTGACTTGTGGAAACCGGGAAAGGATTTGTTACATTTTTGACTATGGAAATGATAACCGGTTCTGAACTAGTTCTGTTTTTAGTGATAGTCTTTCTCGGTGCATTCCTCCAGTCGGTGATCGGGTTTGGTGGAAATTTCTTCAGTGTCGGGATTTTGGCACTCTGGCTGCCGGCCAGAGATGTCATTGTGATCCTGGCGGCGGTATTCGCTTTGAACAACCTCATGATGGTCTGGCTCAACCGCTCCCGGATCCAATTGAATACAATCCGTCCGGTGATTTTTCTGGTATTGGCCGGAGGCACGGCAGGAAGTGTTATTCTCCCACAGCTGCAGCCTACGGTGATTTATATTACCCTTGGGATCACCATTATTGGACTCAACCTGCTCCAGTTCCGAAGGGACTCCAGCACCGGAGACACCCTCCATCCCGCGGCGAACACCGGACTTCTGCTCGGGGGTGGAATAATCCAGGGTGCCATTGGAACCGGAGGTCCGCTGATTGTCACCGTTCTCGCTCAACAAATTCGTTCGCCCCGGGCGTTTCGCGGGACGGCCAACGTGCTGTTTTTTCTCCTGAATGCCGGGCGTTCGGCCTTATATATCCAGCAGGATTTAATGAGCCCATCCATGGAAATTCCGATGTTGGCTGGCATGGGGAGCCTTGTAATAGCGACGCTCGTTGGCCACAGAATTTCACTCCGTATTCCGGAGACGGTTTTACGAAAGAGTATTGCCGGATTTTTGATAATTATCGGGATCGCAATGGTGGGGAAGACGCTACTTTAGGGATAAATAGGGTTTTTTAGTGTCTGGGTGATTACCCGGAGGAGAGAAATCCACTCAAGAGGAAACAGGTGACAGTAAAAAAAACGCCCCGACGGAATCGGGGCGCTGGTTAATGGGTGAGAGACGGGACTTGAACCCGCGACCACCAGGGCCACAACCTGGCGCTCTACCAAGCTGAGCTACTCCCACCGTGTCAAAGCGTTAAAAGATACCGAGGGAACTAGCAATTGTCAAATTGAATTGCACGGGTTCACCCTGGATTGACTGCCGGTTTTGATTGCTTGCAATATGGGGAGCCGAGAAATAAATTCTTCCGGCACTTTTTTCATTAGAAGGCGTTAGAGCAATTTATGACAAATCATACACCAGGAACCGGCACGGTTCACGTTCGCCAGCAGAAACCTTCTCATTGGGAACGCTTAAAAAAGCGATTCATCATTTCGCTCATCATCGTTTTTGCAGTTGGTTTTGGTCTGTTGGCGTATCTGTACATACTCTCCAGGGATCTCCCGTCGCTGACCCAGCTGGAAAACTTTGATCCCAGCCTGATCACCAGGATCTACTCGTCTGACGGCGTGGTCATCAAGGAGTTATTTACCCAGCGACGCGTATTTATTCCCCTGGATGAGTTGCCACCCTACCTGGTGGATGCCCTGATTTCCACCGAGGACCAGCGCTTTTACAATCACTGGGGCTTTAACGTTGTTCGAACATTTAAAGCCCTCGCAGTCGACATTATGCTGATGAGTTGGGAGCAGGGTGCCAGCACCATCAGCCAGCAACTCGCCCGAAACCTGTATGAAACGATCGGCTTTAAAAAAACCATCCCCAGGAAAATTAAGGAGGCCATCACTTCCATCCAGATTGAACGGACTTATACCAAAGATGAAATCCTGGAGATGTACCTGAACTCCATCTACTTTGGTCATGGCGTGTACGGCATTGAAGCAGCTGCCAGGGAATATTACAGCAAACGGGCCAAGGATCTGACTCTGGATGAAGCCGCCACGCTGGTCGGTCTGTTGCGCTTGCCGGCGTATTATTCGCCGATTAACCATCCGGACCGGGCTCACTCCAGGCGAAATGTGGTACTCCACTCCATGCATTCCATGGGG
Coding sequences within it:
- the pyk gene encoding pyruvate kinase, whose translation is MNLDNFAKTKIIATVGPASTDEKVLREMIRHGVDVIRINSAHGSQKTHEQMIEMVRAFEEEEGKPLSILYDLAGPKIRLGELPDDGIMLEDGTVLTLEEGTDGPEALPVECPAFASMLEPGKRIFINDGAIQLTVIDIAGKKVKARVDTGGLVTSRKGVNLPDTDIDLPALSKDDKANLRFGLHAGVDWFALSFVREAENIKSVYEVMREEGICKPIVAKIETPQAIREIDEIIEAFQGVMVARGDLGVELPIENVPHLQKQLIQKCNQAGKPVITATQMLESMIENNRPTRAEAADVANAIYDGTDCVMLSGETAVGKYPVVAVDMMNSIILSTEREINYSQRRYPTDYMKSIADSVSHAVFQAAIDVRAKAIVTFTQSGSTARMVSKYRPPAPIYALTPSVDIQRQLNLVWGVHPLRITNALNTDEMFDLAEAHLKELGVVIDDDRIVLSAGVPIGVPGTTNLMKVQVVGDKGEPADEFSVT
- a CDS encoding AI-2E family transporter — protein: MKREYLVLPILLGLAGVIAFLFYMIWRPFFAPISWAAVFAILFTPLNNRLTAKVPWRSLSATIMTLLVILIIVVPMSLLSILLVAEIVQTYDLVQQWFNTGRYGEILQFFQGPVFVDIREQVNDVIDLNSIDLFSIVSSVMQRLSSFAVSQVTGIVQNFSKTLFSFVLMVFTLFYFFKDGERIVQFLRDIIPLGQKQRDEIVSRFSEVITATVLGDLVVALFQGFLGGIAFWILGLPSPIFWGAVMAFLSIFPVVGAPIVYLPASGILLAQGEFGKGILLLIWGTLMVSQIDNFLRPVLISGRTKLHTLVLFFSILGGIYLFGFLGLIMGPVVAALFLTMVKIYHEELDFNSRPVDSDTPAETGQS
- a CDS encoding sulfite exporter TauE/SafE family protein, producing the protein MITGSELVLFLVIVFLGAFLQSVIGFGGNFFSVGILALWLPARDVIVILAAVFALNNLMMVWLNRSRIQLNTIRPVIFLVLAGGTAGSVILPQLQPTVIYITLGITIIGLNLLQFRRDSSTGDTLHPAANTGLLLGGGIIQGAIGTGGPLIVTVLAQQIRSPRAFRGTANVLFFLLNAGRSALYIQQDLMSPSMEIPMLAGMGSLVIATLVGHRISLRIPETVLRKSIAGFLIIIGIAMVGKTLL